The proteins below are encoded in one region of Paenisporosarcina cavernae:
- a CDS encoding VOC family protein, translating into MSKSFIEQVHYIRIPVRNLELSAQWYRDILRFQLLNITEDMAIIKVNEGPFLLILVSTTDETFAHFTINNENEFIIGFTSPNLHEFHQHLVKNRVNVEDIQEDNGHLYFYFYDLSGNKLQAHW; encoded by the coding sequence GTGAGTAAATCGTTTATCGAACAAGTACATTATATAAGAATTCCGGTAAGAAATTTAGAACTTTCTGCACAATGGTATAGAGACATATTAAGGTTCCAGTTATTGAACATCACAGAGGACATGGCCATTATAAAAGTAAATGAAGGACCTTTCTTGCTCATCTTAGTTTCTACAACAGATGAAACATTTGCACATTTTACTATTAATAATGAAAATGAATTTATCATCGGATTTACAAGTCCGAATTTACATGAATTTCATCAACATTTAGTTAAAAATCGTGTGAATGTGGAGGATATACAAGAAGATAATGGTCACTTATATTTCTATTTCTATGATCTAAGTGGCAATAAACTGCAAGCTCATTGGTAA
- a CDS encoding DUF4097 family beta strand repeat-containing protein — protein sequence MTESVFLEQLKNALGALRESERQDIVADFREYFANGREDGKTDEEIASSLGDPYELAKEMLVAYTIEDRFEAVVPDKGDFTKVLIESEHAKLIIGPSPDDQPHAEMMDHTSDTTLSMDVVGDTLEIKVIQKKRKMFIFNISFTTTSPVVKILLPKRTYESFMVENDNGATLINEVAALIYKVESDNGRIEVQDAVAEEFQAVTDNGRVMLTNVKARNVHAETDNGRIELKSIEALSVYAKSDNGRIELEKVIGKLHAETDNGRINAYIPIVTQAVRFETDNGAIELAMDRQPENATIRTKKDWGSVEIFGEKARERVFGDGSTLIDLKTDNGSIKVKNRM from the coding sequence ATGACAGAGTCAGTATTTTTAGAACAACTAAAAAATGCATTAGGAGCACTACGAGAAAGTGAACGACAAGATATCGTGGCAGATTTTCGGGAGTATTTCGCAAATGGTAGAGAAGATGGAAAAACAGATGAAGAAATTGCGAGTTCACTTGGAGATCCTTACGAATTAGCAAAAGAAATGTTAGTCGCCTATACAATCGAAGACAGATTTGAAGCAGTCGTGCCTGATAAAGGGGACTTTACAAAAGTACTGATTGAATCCGAACATGCGAAGCTTATTATTGGACCTTCTCCAGATGATCAACCACATGCAGAAATGATGGATCATACATCCGATACGACTCTCTCAATGGATGTAGTAGGAGATACGTTAGAAATTAAAGTGATTCAGAAAAAACGGAAGATGTTCATTTTTAATATATCGTTTACAACAACGTCACCAGTCGTGAAGATCTTATTGCCAAAAAGAACATACGAATCGTTTATGGTGGAAAATGATAATGGAGCAACACTTATTAACGAAGTTGCTGCGCTGATTTATAAGGTTGAATCCGATAATGGCCGAATTGAGGTCCAAGATGCGGTGGCAGAAGAATTTCAAGCGGTGACAGATAACGGTCGTGTTATGCTGACGAATGTAAAAGCGCGAAATGTTCATGCAGAAACTGACAATGGGAGAATTGAGCTCAAATCAATTGAAGCACTATCCGTTTATGCGAAATCAGATAACGGCAGAATTGAACTTGAGAAAGTGATAGGAAAACTTCACGCGGAAACAGACAACGGGCGTATTAACGCATATATTCCGATAGTGACACAAGCAGTACGTTTTGAAACAGACAATGGTGCGATTGAATTAGCAATGGATCGTCAGCCTGAAAACGCAACCATTCGCACAAAAAAGGATTGGGGAAGTGTCGAAATCTTTGGTGAAAAAGCTCGTGAAAGAGTGTTCGGAGATGGTTCTACCTTAATCGATTTAAAAACGGATAATGGCAGTATTAAAGTGAAAAATCGCATGTAA
- a CDS encoding dihydrofolate reductase family protein → MGNRNVVLFIATSLDGFIATKDGELDWLFRVEGEGDNGYTEFYETIDTMLLGRKSYEHVLRLTEGDYPHRDRVNYVWTSSKRKDEENVHFVNESVETVIRRLKKEPGKDLWLVGGSELIAECLKANLVDKIILTTAPILVGEGIPLFPTGFSLDSLELVDIKQFGQFVQTVYVNKG, encoded by the coding sequence ATGGGAAATCGGAACGTGGTGTTATTTATCGCGACAAGTTTGGACGGGTTTATTGCCACAAAAGACGGTGAACTCGATTGGCTGTTTCGAGTAGAAGGAGAAGGCGATAATGGGTATACCGAATTTTATGAGACGATTGACACGATGCTTCTTGGAAGAAAATCGTATGAACATGTTCTGCGTTTAACGGAAGGGGACTATCCACACCGAGACCGAGTAAATTATGTCTGGACATCTAGTAAGCGTAAAGACGAAGAAAATGTGCATTTCGTCAACGAGTCAGTAGAAACAGTGATTCGCCGCCTAAAAAAAGAACCTGGAAAAGACTTGTGGCTTGTTGGTGGTTCGGAACTCATTGCGGAATGTTTGAAAGCAAATCTGGTCGATAAAATTATTTTAACAACTGCACCGATACTTGTCGGAGAAGGAATTCCTCTTTTTCCAACAGGATTTTCACTCGACTCTCTCGAATTAGTGGATATAAAACAATTTGGACAATTTGTTCAAACAGTATATGTAAACAAAGGATAA
- a CDS encoding GNAT family N-acetyltransferase, with translation MYRKEQYVFLGNEPVKAIVRNYQKEDFSELMRVQRESFPPPFRQDLLWSEEQLESHLATYPEGSFCVEIEGEVVGSITGMKINFDSNSVSHSWEEVTNQGYIVSHDPDGDTLYVVDICVRPAYRKLDVGKMLLHAMYERVVYEGMTRVLGGGRMPGYSQYAEQATPEEYVERVVAGVWRDPVITFMLRCGRSPVAIVTNYLEDEASHNFGLLMEWRNPFITTT, from the coding sequence ATGTACCGTAAAGAACAGTACGTTTTTTTAGGCAATGAACCCGTGAAAGCAATCGTTCGTAATTATCAAAAAGAAGATTTTAGCGAGTTAATGCGTGTACAACGTGAAAGTTTTCCACCTCCTTTTCGACAAGACCTTTTATGGTCGGAGGAGCAATTGGAGAGTCATCTTGCAACTTACCCGGAAGGGTCATTTTGTGTCGAGATCGAAGGAGAAGTTGTTGGTTCAATCACAGGGATGAAAATAAACTTTGACTCGAATAGCGTGAGTCACTCTTGGGAAGAAGTAACCAATCAGGGATACATAGTTAGTCACGACCCGGATGGAGATACTCTTTATGTCGTTGATATTTGTGTTCGACCTGCGTATCGAAAATTAGACGTAGGTAAAATGTTATTGCATGCTATGTACGAAAGAGTCGTCTATGAAGGAATGACGAGAGTGCTTGGAGGCGGCAGAATGCCTGGTTATTCTCAGTATGCGGAGCAGGCTACTCCAGAGGAATATGTAGAACGAGTTGTTGCGGGTGTTTGGCGAGATCCAGTAATTACGTTTATGCTACGATGTGGAAGGTCTCCAGTCGCTATCGTGACGAATTATTTAGAGGATGAGGCGTCACATAACTTCGGCTTACTAATGGAGTGGAGAAATCCATTTATCACAACTACATAA
- a CDS encoding GNAT family N-acetyltransferase has product MTQKQTVIIRPVSESDANDLFNIQQSDISEGDYFIVVPKDMEGVTAENHLKQIQSVLASENDLILVAESENKVIGSIRFRAQIYERLAHTGTISMSIAKEHRSKGIGKLLLSALLDWAEKHPSIEKVSLGVFSTNSQAIALYQKMGFQEEGRKIREIKLSETEYIADIIMCKFV; this is encoded by the coding sequence ATGACTCAAAAACAGACAGTCATCATCCGACCAGTTTCAGAAAGCGATGCGAACGATTTATTTAACATTCAACAATCTGATATTTCGGAAGGTGACTATTTTATCGTCGTTCCAAAAGATATGGAAGGTGTCACTGCAGAAAATCACTTGAAGCAAATTCAATCCGTCTTAGCTTCTGAAAACGACCTGATATTGGTTGCAGAATCGGAGAACAAAGTAATTGGTTCTATTCGATTCCGTGCACAAATCTATGAGCGTCTTGCGCATACAGGAACGATTTCCATGTCGATTGCGAAAGAACATCGCTCCAAAGGGATTGGAAAACTGCTTCTATCCGCTTTACTCGATTGGGCAGAAAAACATCCGTCTATTGAAAAAGTATCTTTAGGCGTTTTTTCAACAAATTCTCAGGCGATCGCTTTGTATCAGAAGATGGGTTTTCAAGAAGAAGGCAGGAAAATTCGAGAGATTAAACTTAGTGAAACAGAATATATCGCCGATATCATCATGTGCAAGTTTGTATAA
- a CDS encoding DUF3221 domain-containing protein: protein MKRIVKGTSWQLYLFFGLLLIGLCVFLFLASQKEDIATPKVLYEGYVAEQEFNRILVVTAEVWEKNKDLPNVNWGEEDPQCIWFTFPEKHVDVKRGNEVTVTFNGVVQESLPGKANADKITVRKEQN, encoded by the coding sequence ATGAAACGTATTGTGAAGGGGACATCTTGGCAATTATATCTATTTTTCGGATTGTTACTCATTGGTCTATGTGTTTTTTTATTTTTAGCAAGTCAAAAAGAAGACATCGCTACGCCGAAAGTTTTGTATGAAGGATATGTAGCGGAACAAGAATTTAACCGCATCCTCGTTGTAACTGCTGAAGTATGGGAAAAAAATAAAGATCTGCCTAATGTAAATTGGGGAGAGGAAGACCCTCAATGTATATGGTTTACATTTCCTGAAAAACATGTAGACGTGAAACGAGGAAATGAAGTCACCGTGACGTTTAACGGGGTAGTGCAAGAATCTCTACCTGGTAAAGCAAATGCAGATAAAATAACCGTACGGAAGGAGCAGAACTAA
- a CDS encoding 3D domain-containing protein, with product MKKFSFLLSFVLVFLIAFAPATEAATSSYTVKKGDTLYKIAKMHKVSVANIKSWNKLRSDLIKPNMKLKLVKPKASASKSKSKAKSVSRSNDDNVVKEFYVTSTSYTANCRGCSGITSTGINLKRNPDAKVIAVDPRVIKLGTKVYVEGYGYAIAGDTGSAIKGNKIDVFFDTRSEALNWGRRTVKIKILD from the coding sequence GTGAAGAAATTTTCTTTTCTATTAAGTTTTGTTTTAGTATTCTTGATTGCATTCGCCCCGGCCACAGAAGCTGCGACTTCTAGTTACACTGTAAAAAAAGGTGATACCCTTTATAAAATTGCTAAAATGCACAAGGTGTCAGTAGCAAACATCAAATCTTGGAACAAATTACGCTCTGATTTAATTAAACCAAACATGAAGTTAAAACTAGTAAAACCAAAAGCAAGTGCATCAAAATCGAAATCGAAAGCTAAATCTGTTTCCCGTAGTAATGACGATAATGTCGTAAAAGAGTTTTACGTAACTTCTACATCCTATACAGCGAATTGTCGAGGATGTTCTGGAATCACCTCGACAGGGATTAACTTGAAACGTAATCCTGACGCAAAAGTAATTGCAGTGGACCCACGAGTTATTAAACTTGGAACCAAGGTATACGTAGAAGGATACGGATATGCTATTGCGGGAGACACAGGCAGTGCAATTAAAGGAAATAAAATTGACGTTTTCTTTGACACACGTTCCGAAGCACTAAACTGGGGACGTCGCACAGTGAAAATTAAAATATTAGATTAA
- a CDS encoding bifunctional transcriptional activator/DNA repair enzyme AdaA — translation MEIRRPTDSEWDAIVQNDAKHDASFFYGVSSTHIFCKVSCKSRTPKRENVHISNDSSDFVRAGYSPCKRCKPDNLLLPEKEWVHVIEEYIAHHFQLPLTLQTIADACHGSPSHVHRTVKKHTGLAPLALVQQHRIEYAKHLLSTTEWPISRVATKVGYGTTAYFITTFKKFTSCTPLQFRKEQRSHGNDLLDKR, via the coding sequence ATGGAAATTCGTAGACCGACAGATAGTGAATGGGATGCGATTGTACAAAATGATGCTAAACACGACGCTTCCTTCTTTTATGGCGTATCCTCGACACACATATTTTGCAAGGTCTCGTGCAAATCCAGAACGCCGAAGCGAGAAAATGTGCATATTTCGAACGATTCCTCCGATTTCGTTCGTGCCGGATATAGTCCTTGCAAGCGGTGCAAACCGGACAATCTTTTATTGCCAGAGAAAGAATGGGTACACGTCATCGAGGAATACATCGCGCATCATTTCCAACTACCCTTGACACTTCAAACAATCGCAGACGCCTGTCACGGCAGCCCCTCCCATGTTCATCGAACGGTTAAAAAACACACTGGGCTCGCTCCACTGGCACTCGTCCAACAACACAGAATCGAGTATGCAAAACACTTGCTGAGCACGACAGAATGGCCAATATCCCGCGTCGCAACAAAAGTCGGATATGGCACCACTGCTTATTTCATTACCACATTCAAAAAATTCACTTCCTGCACACCGCTGCAATTTCGAAAGGAGCAACGATCTCATGGAAACGATCTTTTGGACAAGCGCTAA
- a CDS encoding methylated-DNA--[protein]-cysteine S-methyltransferase: METIFWTSAKPTEDTYILAATEKGLCFIGSPNEGFHELETWAQKKIPKATFEQNPPKLQVATTALDQYFFGNERHADVTLDLRGTDFQQSVWNALQKIPYGKTVSYGEIAAEIGKPSAVRAVGGAIGANPVMVFIPCHRVIGRNGTLTGFRGGLKLKEELLTLERR; the protein is encoded by the coding sequence ATGGAAACGATCTTTTGGACAAGCGCTAAACCAACTGAAGACACGTATATTCTAGCTGCAACAGAAAAAGGACTTTGCTTCATCGGTTCCCCAAACGAAGGATTTCACGAACTCGAAACGTGGGCACAGAAGAAAATTCCAAAAGCAACATTTGAACAAAATCCACCGAAACTTCAAGTAGCAACTACAGCCCTGGATCAGTATTTTTTTGGCAATGAAAGACATGCTGATGTGACACTTGACCTACGCGGAACAGATTTTCAACAATCGGTATGGAACGCGCTTCAAAAAATCCCATATGGGAAGACGGTCTCTTACGGGGAAATCGCTGCCGAAATTGGAAAGCCATCCGCTGTTCGAGCTGTAGGTGGCGCAATCGGAGCCAACCCTGTCATGGTATTCATCCCGTGTCATCGCGTTATTGGGCGTAACGGAACCCTAACGGGATTCCGAGGGGGACTAAAATTGAAAGAAGAACTATTGACACTTGAACGACGTTAA
- a CDS encoding ZIP family metal transporter, producing the protein MWQAVLWGGVSGSAVLIGALVALFTHIPKRGIGIIMSFGTGVLMGAATFELLGESAEKSGLTPIIIGFLSGALIFTLFDFWLQKRGAQHRKRSHAHAAAGSGLAIFLGTVMDAIPESIMIGASLTTGGSVSWLLVIAIFLSNFPEGLSSTTGLQSSGFSKGKIIWMWIAVLAVAALSSFGGYFFLEGVSESTLALIASFAGGGIMAMVASTMMPEAYEEGGPVVGFVAAAGLLVSLVLTTF; encoded by the coding sequence ATGTGGCAAGCTGTTTTATGGGGAGGCGTTTCAGGTTCTGCCGTCTTAATTGGCGCACTTGTGGCTCTTTTCACGCACATCCCTAAACGTGGAATTGGAATTATTATGAGTTTTGGTACAGGGGTTTTAATGGGTGCCGCAACTTTTGAACTTCTCGGTGAATCGGCGGAGAAATCTGGACTTACACCTATTATTATCGGATTTTTGAGTGGTGCACTTATTTTCACATTATTTGATTTTTGGTTACAAAAAAGAGGGGCTCAACATCGGAAACGCTCCCATGCACATGCCGCTGCAGGATCGGGTCTAGCGATTTTCCTAGGCACTGTGATGGATGCCATTCCCGAATCTATTATGATTGGGGCAAGTTTAACAACTGGTGGGAGTGTCAGCTGGTTACTGGTAATCGCGATTTTCTTGAGTAACTTCCCTGAAGGACTTTCTAGTACGACAGGTCTGCAAAGTAGTGGTTTCTCGAAAGGGAAAATTATTTGGATGTGGATTGCTGTTCTTGCAGTTGCTGCACTTAGCTCTTTTGGAGGGTATTTCTTTTTAGAAGGGGTAAGTGAATCGACACTCGCATTGATCGCGTCCTTTGCAGGTGGTGGCATTATGGCAATGGTTGCATCAACTATGATGCCTGAAGCCTATGAAGAGGGTGGTCCAGTCGTTGGATTTGTGGCGGCTGCTGGATTATTAGTTTCACTCGTTTTAACAACATTTTAA
- a CDS encoding cupin domain-containing protein — MIKRMYFQPSGWIPNNPELPVLIYQQVFREHPNEIKTVFTLNNWRNSWKDTIFNYTHYHSTAHEVLGVISGHAKLMLGGENGQMVHVKAGDVLLLPGGTGHRKISASESFQVIGAYPDGMEYDVLTEKETFFTKAVASIERIPLPTLDPVYGHKGPVPLYWKD; from the coding sequence ATGATTAAGCGAATGTATTTTCAGCCCTCTGGTTGGATTCCGAATAATCCAGAATTACCAGTACTAATCTATCAGCAAGTCTTTCGGGAGCACCCGAACGAAATAAAAACGGTATTCACACTAAATAATTGGAGAAACAGTTGGAAAGATACGATTTTCAATTATACGCATTATCACAGCACTGCCCACGAGGTACTAGGTGTCATTAGTGGACACGCGAAATTAATGCTTGGAGGAGAAAACGGACAAATGGTTCATGTGAAAGCTGGTGATGTCCTTTTATTACCAGGGGGCACTGGACATCGTAAAATTTCTGCTTCAGAATCTTTTCAAGTAATTGGTGCTTATCCTGATGGGATGGAATACGATGTTTTAACAGAAAAAGAAACGTTTTTTACAAAAGCTGTTGCATCTATTGAACGTATTCCTTTGCCAACGTTAGATCCTGTGTATGGTCACAAAGGCCCCGTACCTCTTTATTGGAAAGATTAA
- a CDS encoding immune inhibitor A domain-containing protein, whose translation MNKFWKSSIASAVFAGSLLAGTSGSLAAPTNDAPLHKQVSQTSHFAGGIDLSIVNDEKLIEALQKRGVIAKNATEKEKQAGLQKYIAKKGQATPSTTADPLADKAKKAEKKKEKKVKDFNKGLLKGKGNKNGQVKGNPAPVSEGKSPGVVSKGKLLTLTVEYADVKHNSILPTDTDNYYEDYNLEHFEDMIFGDNGVEGPNGENFVSQKQFYEEQSGGTYTIEGKAYGWLEVPGTAAYYGGDRSTGGHDNVNPGGSKQLIVDTYKAALAAGIPLEDYDLEDPHDLDGDGNFWEPDGLVDHLQIIHAGMGQEAGGGAQGDDAIWSHRSAKFVDLDGLGSGLPGFYDYTVMPEDGATGVFAHEYGHDLGYPDEYDTIYSGTGEAVGYWSIMASGSWAGTIPGTEPTGFSPLAKQYLQATLGGEWFEPTVMNFDDISKKGSQVLLDQANSPLGKNSQAVRVNLPQKKSPLVSPNTGSYHFWGGNGDEIDNRIISSVDLTGKSSATLTFDAWYSIEEDWDFAFAQVSTDGGATWTSLGNENTKSTAVPEAYPTIIDSMPGFTGESDGWQAQSFDLSAYAGQEILVSLRYATDWGSSQTGFFADNVKVVADGQTIVEDGAEVADGPFELNGFVRNDGYNYSDHYYLLEWRNHKGVDTGLAHIARGASIMSYDAGLLVWYVDPSFTDNWTGVHPGDGFIGLVDAHANNNLLWSFADGSEPVQASTRYHLADAAFGLDNTSGLDLVYPGAQSLSYASQKGIKLFDDANSFANTYMPDAGRNITNYGLKVMVNGQAKDKSVGSIVLYK comes from the coding sequence TTGAACAAGTTTTGGAAATCAAGTATTGCATCAGCAGTGTTCGCAGGATCACTTCTAGCTGGTACTTCTGGAAGTTTAGCTGCACCAACAAACGATGCACCTCTACACAAGCAAGTTTCACAAACATCTCATTTTGCTGGAGGCATCGATCTTTCTATTGTAAATGATGAGAAATTGATCGAAGCTCTACAAAAACGTGGCGTGATTGCAAAGAACGCAACGGAAAAAGAAAAGCAAGCAGGGCTGCAAAAATACATTGCAAAAAAAGGACAAGCAACTCCTTCAACTACTGCAGATCCATTAGCAGATAAAGCGAAAAAAGCAGAGAAAAAGAAAGAAAAGAAAGTGAAAGACTTCAATAAAGGTTTGTTAAAAGGTAAAGGAAACAAGAATGGTCAAGTGAAAGGGAACCCTGCTCCAGTTTCAGAAGGGAAATCTCCTGGTGTTGTTTCAAAAGGAAAATTGTTAACGTTAACGGTGGAATATGCAGATGTTAAACACAATAGCATTCTTCCAACAGATACGGATAATTACTATGAAGATTACAATTTAGAGCACTTCGAAGACATGATTTTTGGAGACAATGGAGTAGAAGGTCCAAATGGTGAGAACTTTGTTTCTCAAAAGCAATTCTATGAAGAGCAATCTGGCGGAACGTATACAATCGAAGGAAAAGCTTACGGTTGGCTAGAAGTTCCAGGAACAGCAGCTTATTATGGTGGGGACCGTTCAACTGGTGGACACGATAACGTGAATCCAGGTGGTTCTAAACAGTTAATAGTGGATACGTATAAAGCAGCTTTAGCAGCTGGAATCCCGCTTGAAGACTACGATTTAGAAGATCCACACGATTTGGATGGAGATGGGAACTTCTGGGAGCCAGATGGCTTGGTTGACCATTTACAAATTATCCATGCTGGAATGGGACAAGAAGCTGGTGGTGGAGCACAAGGCGATGACGCAATTTGGTCTCACCGTTCTGCTAAATTTGTTGACCTTGACGGTCTAGGAAGTGGATTACCTGGTTTCTACGATTACACAGTAATGCCTGAAGATGGCGCAACTGGTGTATTTGCACATGAATACGGTCACGACTTAGGCTATCCAGATGAGTATGACACAATTTACTCTGGAACTGGTGAAGCTGTAGGGTACTGGTCTATTATGGCTAGTGGTTCATGGGCTGGGACAATTCCTGGTACAGAGCCAACAGGATTCTCTCCACTGGCAAAACAATATTTACAAGCAACCCTTGGTGGCGAATGGTTTGAGCCAACAGTGATGAATTTTGATGACATTTCGAAAAAAGGATCACAAGTGCTTCTTGACCAAGCAAATTCTCCTTTAGGGAAAAATAGTCAAGCTGTACGTGTGAATTTACCGCAAAAGAAATCACCTTTGGTATCACCAAACACTGGTTCATACCATTTCTGGGGTGGCAATGGAGATGAAATTGATAACCGCATCATTTCTTCTGTTGATTTAACAGGTAAAAGTTCTGCTACTTTAACATTTGACGCATGGTATTCAATTGAAGAAGATTGGGATTTTGCATTCGCTCAAGTTTCGACTGACGGTGGGGCAACTTGGACTTCTTTAGGAAATGAAAACACGAAAAGCACTGCAGTACCTGAAGCGTATCCAACTATTATCGATTCAATGCCTGGATTCACTGGTGAATCGGATGGATGGCAAGCACAAAGCTTTGACTTATCTGCTTATGCTGGACAAGAAATTTTAGTTTCACTACGTTACGCAACGGATTGGGGTTCTTCTCAAACTGGATTCTTCGCCGATAACGTGAAAGTCGTGGCGGATGGCCAAACAATCGTGGAAGACGGAGCAGAAGTTGCTGATGGTCCGTTTGAATTAAATGGCTTCGTTCGCAACGATGGATATAACTACTCTGATCACTACTACTTACTTGAGTGGAGAAATCATAAAGGCGTTGATACCGGATTAGCACACATCGCTCGTGGGGCTTCTATCATGAGCTATGACGCTGGACTTTTAGTTTGGTACGTGGATCCTTCATTCACAGACAACTGGACAGGAGTTCACCCAGGTGACGGATTCATTGGATTAGTAGATGCACATGCAAACAATAACTTGTTATGGTCATTTGCGGATGGATCGGAGCCAGTACAAGCTAGTACACGTTACCATTTAGCTGACGCTGCATTCGGTTTAGATAATACTTCTGGGCTAGACTTAGTTTACCCAGGTGCTCAATCCTTATCGTATGCAAGTCAAAAAGGAATTAAATTGTTTGACGACGCGAATTCATTTGCAAATACGTACATGCCAGATGCTGGACGTAACATTACTAATTACGGCTTAAAAGTAATGGTAAATGGGCAAGCGAAAGACAAATCAGTTGGATCGATTGTTCTGTATAAATAA
- a CDS encoding histidine phosphatase family protein has product MKKIYVVRHCQAEGQAPEAQLTAEGAKQAEQLAVFFEGITLTKVLSSPFVRAMQSAEPLAREQKVEIVVEEGLAERVLSTAHMDNWLEKLQETYRDLELSFDGGETSRAAMNRIVSVTEALWNEDGEAAVLVTHGNIMSLLLKHYEESHGFATWVKLTNPDVYVLEKEADIVSVQRVWKE; this is encoded by the coding sequence GTGAAAAAAATCTATGTCGTACGACACTGTCAAGCAGAGGGGCAAGCGCCAGAAGCACAATTGACAGCAGAAGGTGCAAAACAGGCGGAGCAACTTGCGGTATTTTTTGAAGGAATAACGCTCACGAAGGTACTTTCAAGTCCCTTTGTACGGGCTATGCAGTCAGCAGAGCCACTAGCAAGAGAACAAAAGGTGGAAATTGTGGTCGAAGAGGGATTAGCGGAACGAGTTCTTTCGACTGCGCACATGGATAATTGGTTAGAGAAATTACAAGAGACATATCGAGACTTAGAACTTTCTTTTGACGGAGGAGAAACGAGTCGCGCTGCTATGAACCGAATCGTATCAGTTACAGAAGCACTTTGGAATGAAGACGGGGAAGCAGCAGTCCTTGTAACACATGGTAACATCATGAGCTTACTGCTGAAACATTACGAAGAATCGCATGGATTTGCGACGTGGGTCAAGTTAACGAATCCTGATGTATACGTTCTTGAAAAAGAAGCAGATATCGTATCGGTACAACGTGTTTGGAAGGAATAA
- a CDS encoding VC0807 family protein: MKSKILVLDILFYVALPLIVWNLLRDTIGDYYAMLLTGVPAIIYSLYRFYEMKRVNVTGIFILASLFIGPAVDLLSGSAIRLLWNNVILTIVIAAFFIGTVVARKPLALYFALDVAELQGYDRTFSYRLYTEKKLFIVFQAITLLFALRSLIMAAVNSWLISTYGVEAFDEGIVLKQVLNWAGTFVIVIGFVYISKIIQDSPEIIQKLELELGMKYETPEDVESTSEETSTAERESTEVEEMETRKDT, from the coding sequence GTGAAATCGAAAATTTTAGTATTAGATATTTTGTTTTATGTAGCATTACCATTAATAGTTTGGAACTTACTGAGAGATACAATTGGCGATTATTATGCCATGCTGCTGACAGGAGTACCAGCCATCATTTATAGCTTGTATCGCTTTTATGAAATGAAGCGAGTGAACGTGACAGGAATCTTTATTTTAGCTTCGTTATTTATCGGACCAGCTGTTGATTTATTATCAGGATCAGCAATCCGTTTGTTATGGAATAACGTGATATTAACCATTGTCATTGCAGCCTTTTTTATCGGGACAGTGGTGGCACGAAAACCATTAGCGCTGTATTTTGCATTGGATGTCGCAGAATTACAAGGGTATGATCGTACATTTAGTTATCGTCTATATACAGAAAAGAAATTGTTTATCGTCTTTCAAGCAATCACGCTTTTATTTGCGTTAAGAAGCTTAATTATGGCGGCCGTCAATTCATGGCTTATCTCGACTTACGGCGTGGAAGCATTTGACGAAGGAATCGTTCTAAAACAAGTCCTGAACTGGGCGGGTACGTTTGTCATTGTCATTGGATTTGTGTATATTTCTAAAATCATTCAAGATTCACCAGAAATTATTCAAAAACTCGAGCTTGAGCTGGGAATGAAATACGAAACACCTGAAGACGTCGAATCGACTTCGGAGGAAACTAGTACTGCAGAACGTGAGAGCACAGAAGTAGAAGAGATGGAAACAAGAAAAGATACGTAA